A genome region from Streptomyces sp. S4.7 includes the following:
- a CDS encoding helix-turn-helix domain-containing protein has translation MESGERELYSVGEVAELLGLHVRTVRNYVREGRLKAVRIGKQYRISRADFEALTGPPEPETGESAAADVPRGRHMEVSSIVQIDSVGPDAASRLSTFLTASAQSGRGRSGPGRAHSLRIQTVYDQERARMKIVILGGAAETADLLNLVDSVLGPGNDLLPTEGWETGRA, from the coding sequence ATGGAGAGCGGAGAGCGCGAGCTGTACTCGGTCGGTGAGGTCGCCGAGTTGCTGGGGCTGCATGTGCGGACCGTGCGGAACTATGTCCGTGAGGGGCGGCTCAAGGCCGTGCGGATCGGCAAGCAGTACCGGATCAGCCGGGCGGACTTCGAGGCGCTGACCGGTCCCCCGGAGCCGGAGACCGGGGAATCGGCGGCGGCGGACGTTCCGCGCGGGCGGCACATGGAGGTGTCGAGCATCGTGCAGATCGACTCGGTCGGCCCGGACGCCGCGAGCCGGCTGAGCACCTTCCTCACGGCGAGCGCCCAGTCCGGGCGGGGCCGGTCCGGGCCGGGCCGGGCGCACTCCTTGCGCATCCAGACCGTCTACGACCAGGAGCGGGCCCGTATGAAGATCGTGATCCTCGGCGGCGCCGCCGAGACCGCCGACCTGCTGAACCTGGTCGACAGTGTGCTCGGGCCGGGCAACGACCTGCTGCCCACCGAAGGATGGGAGACCGGCCGTGCCTGA
- a CDS encoding dihydrofolate reductase family protein: MRTLISTAFISLDGVVEAPGSEPGYRNSGWTFKEVDLLPEAFDIKGREQEESTAILMGRVSYEAFSPVWPDMEEFAHYKAVPKYVVSTALTEDELVPNWGETTILRSLDEVAALKETEGGPIIVHGSASLNHGLSDAGLIDRYHLLVYPLLLGAGKRLFSTTDKDTQKLKLVEHAVYDNGLQLNVFDVVR; the protein is encoded by the coding sequence ATGCGTACTCTGATCAGCACCGCCTTCATCTCGCTCGACGGCGTCGTGGAGGCTCCGGGCAGCGAGCCCGGCTACCGCAACTCCGGCTGGACCTTCAAGGAGGTCGACTTGCTCCCCGAGGCGTTCGACATCAAGGGGAGGGAGCAGGAGGAGTCCACCGCGATCCTGATGGGCCGGGTCAGCTACGAGGCGTTCAGCCCCGTGTGGCCGGACATGGAGGAATTCGCGCACTACAAGGCCGTGCCGAAGTACGTCGTCTCCACCGCGCTCACCGAGGACGAGCTCGTCCCGAACTGGGGCGAGACCACCATCCTCCGCTCCCTCGACGAGGTCGCCGCCCTCAAGGAGACCGAGGGCGGTCCGATCATCGTCCACGGCAGCGCCTCCCTGAACCACGGCCTCTCGGACGCGGGCCTGATCGACCGCTACCACCTGCTCGTGTATCCGCTGCTGCTCGGCGCGGGCAAGCGGCTGTTCAGCACCACGGACAAGGACACGCAGAAGCTGAAGCTGGTCGAGCACGCCGTGTACGACAACGGCCTCCAGCTGAACGTGTTCGACGTCGTGCGCTGA
- a CDS encoding cytidine deaminase: MTTTPSNDELIATAQAVLHPRTVGDRLFGDVAATLVTEAGNQYSGVCIDTGSGTGFCAEHAAIAAMVTAREYRIAKVVAVWRGDEGVLHVLPPCGRCREFIRQIDQANIDTEVVLGRGRSASLRELLPVHEWPAPLD, encoded by the coding sequence ATGACCACCACCCCGTCCAACGACGAACTCATCGCCACCGCCCAGGCCGTACTGCATCCGCGGACCGTGGGTGACCGGCTCTTCGGCGACGTGGCGGCCACGCTGGTCACCGAGGCGGGCAATCAGTACTCGGGCGTGTGCATCGACACCGGTTCGGGCACCGGTTTCTGCGCGGAGCACGCGGCCATCGCCGCCATGGTCACCGCCCGCGAGTACCGGATCGCGAAGGTGGTGGCCGTCTGGCGCGGCGACGAGGGTGTCCTGCACGTACTGCCACCGTGCGGCCGCTGCCGTGAGTTCATCCGCCAGATCGATCAGGCGAACATCGACACCGAAGTGGTCCTGGGCCGCGGCAGATCGGCAAGTCTGCGAGAACTGCTGCCCGTTCACGAATGGCCCGCCCCACTGGACTGA
- a CDS encoding class I SAM-dependent methyltransferase: MTPASHQHQHQHADADHDHDHDQAEILDLDAEVLAEHTTSITAWLPVEAAPRHIVDLGSGTGAGTLALLRRFPGAEVTAVDTSAAHLHRLLEKAEAEGVAGQVRTVQADLDTRWPDLGTPDLVWASASMHHMADPDRVLRQVHGTLAPGGLFAVVELAGFPRFLPADAPAERPGLEERCHSALDRHHAEHMPHRGADWGPKLAAAGFTVEGERTITVNLGPPHTEAVGRYALSSLRRIRGGVAETLAAEDLAALDQLLDADGPYGIVRRDDLTVRTERTVWAARAGHV; encoded by the coding sequence ATGACACCCGCATCGCACCAGCACCAGCACCAGCACGCCGACGCCGACCACGACCACGACCACGACCAGGCTGAGATCCTCGACCTCGACGCGGAAGTACTCGCCGAGCACACCACGTCCATCACCGCGTGGCTGCCCGTCGAGGCGGCCCCCCGCCACATCGTGGACCTGGGCAGCGGGACCGGAGCCGGCACTCTCGCACTGCTCAGGCGCTTCCCCGGCGCCGAGGTGACCGCCGTCGACACATCCGCCGCCCATCTGCACCGTCTCCTGGAGAAGGCCGAGGCGGAAGGGGTGGCGGGCCAGGTGCGTACCGTTCAGGCCGATCTCGACACCCGCTGGCCCGACCTCGGCACGCCCGATCTCGTCTGGGCGTCGGCCTCCATGCACCACATGGCCGACCCCGACCGCGTCCTGCGCCAGGTGCACGGCACGCTCGCGCCGGGCGGGCTGTTCGCGGTCGTCGAACTGGCGGGCTTCCCGCGATTCCTGCCGGCCGACGCCCCGGCGGAGCGGCCCGGCCTTGAGGAGCGCTGCCATTCCGCACTCGACCGCCACCATGCCGAGCACATGCCGCACCGCGGCGCCGACTGGGGGCCCAAACTGGCCGCCGCCGGCTTCACCGTCGAGGGCGAACGCACCATCACCGTGAACCTCGGCCCGCCGCACACCGAGGCGGTCGGCCGCTACGCCCTCAGCAGCCTGCGCCGCATCCGCGGCGGCGTCGCCGAGACGCTGGCGGCCGAGGACCTGGCCGCTCTCGATCAACTGCTCGACGCCGACGGCCCGTACGGCATTGTGCGCCGCGACGACCTGACGGTCCGCACCGAGCGCACGGTATGGGCGGCACGGGCAGGGCACGTCTGA
- a CDS encoding NAD(P)/FAD-dependent oxidoreductase, protein MSETTADAECETEYETDHEYDAVVIGGGAAGLNGALMLARSRRSVVVIDSGTPRNAPAEGVHGLLGREGVPPAELLRKGREEVRGYGGRIVAGEVTDAVPADPTAEGDPRFAVTLADGAVLRARRLLVATGLRDVLPDVPGLARHWGHGVVHCPYCHGWEVRDEPMGILAVGPASVHHAMLFRQLTDDLVYFTRGTELDEGTRSRFAARGIRVVDTPVASVESTESPGDGGDGIEGVRLTDGRTVPRKVLAVATTMLARTDGLDSLKLLTEDLPGGMGRHFASGPAGVTSVPGVWVAGNAADPAAQVGASAAAGALAGAHINADLTNADTEAALAATRVADHRADHE, encoded by the coding sequence ATGTCTGAGACGACCGCTGATGCGGAGTGCGAGACCGAGTACGAGACGGACCACGAGTACGACGCCGTCGTGATCGGTGGCGGCGCCGCCGGGCTGAACGGCGCGCTGATGCTCGCCCGTTCCCGCCGCTCGGTCGTCGTGATCGACAGCGGTACGCCCCGCAACGCACCCGCCGAGGGCGTGCACGGTCTGCTCGGCCGGGAGGGCGTCCCGCCGGCGGAACTGCTCCGCAAGGGGCGCGAGGAAGTGCGCGGCTACGGCGGACGGATCGTGGCCGGCGAGGTGACGGACGCCGTCCCGGCCGACCCGACCGCCGAAGGTGATCCGCGCTTCGCCGTGACCCTGGCCGACGGGGCCGTACTGCGGGCGCGCCGGCTGCTGGTCGCCACCGGGTTGCGCGATGTGCTGCCCGACGTTCCCGGGCTGGCCCGGCACTGGGGGCACGGCGTGGTGCACTGCCCGTACTGCCACGGCTGGGAGGTGCGCGACGAACCCATGGGGATCCTGGCCGTGGGCCCGGCGTCCGTCCATCACGCCATGCTCTTCCGGCAGTTGACCGACGACCTGGTCTACTTCACCCGGGGCACCGAGCTGGACGAGGGTACCCGCTCGCGCTTCGCCGCCCGCGGCATCCGGGTCGTGGACACCCCCGTGGCGTCGGTCGAATCCACGGAGTCCCCCGGCGACGGCGGAGACGGCATCGAGGGCGTGCGGCTGACCGACGGCCGGACCGTTCCCCGCAAGGTCCTCGCGGTCGCGACCACGATGCTGGCCCGTACCGACGGCCTCGACTCTCTGAAACTGCTGACGGAGGATCTGCCGGGCGGCATGGGCCGCCACTTCGCGAGCGGACCGGCGGGCGTCACGTCCGTCCCGGGCGTGTGGGTGGCGGGCAACGCCGCCGACCCCGCCGCCCAGGTCGGAGCATCGGCCGCGGCCGGCGCCCTGGCCGGGGCCCACATCAACGCCGACCTCACGAACGCCGACACGGAGGCCGCTCTGGCCGCCACGCGCGTCGCCGATCACCGGGCGGACCACGAATGA
- a CDS encoding XRE family transcriptional regulator, which translates to MTQEDGELDSLVRKRIRALRVAQGWSLDELATRARLSPSTLSRIETGRRRLALDQLVTLARALDTSLDQLVETAADDVISSPTIDAAHQQMQWPVRAAPDLTVVRQRVTDPPPDNPARMRAHPGHEWLVVLSGTAVLLLGNRRFRVETNQAAEFPTMLPHAIGAEGGPCEVLGIFDRDARRGHQGGAGGQASDAQDGQGAR; encoded by the coding sequence ATGACGCAAGAAGATGGCGAGCTGGACAGCCTCGTACGCAAGCGGATCCGCGCCCTACGGGTGGCGCAGGGCTGGTCCCTCGACGAGCTGGCCACCCGCGCGCGGCTCAGTCCCTCCACGCTCAGCAGGATCGAGACCGGTCGGCGCCGCCTCGCCCTGGACCAGCTCGTCACCCTCGCCCGCGCCCTGGACACCTCGCTCGACCAGCTCGTCGAGACGGCCGCGGACGACGTCATCTCCAGCCCGACGATCGACGCGGCCCATCAGCAGATGCAGTGGCCCGTGCGGGCGGCGCCGGACCTGACAGTCGTACGTCAGCGGGTGACGGATCCGCCGCCCGACAACCCCGCCCGCATGCGCGCCCACCCCGGCCACGAGTGGCTCGTGGTCCTCTCCGGCACCGCGGTCCTGCTGCTGGGCAACCGCCGCTTCCGGGTGGAGACCAATCAGGCGGCGGAGTTCCCCACCATGCTTCCGCATGCCATCGGCGCGGAGGGCGGCCCGTGCGAGGTCCTGGGGATCTTCGACCGGGACGCCCGGCGCGGGCACCAGGGCGGCGCGGGCGGACAGGCGTCGGATGCGCAGGACGGGCAGGGCGCGCGGTAG
- a CDS encoding DUF4180 domain-containing protein, with protein sequence MPDLLVEHHGVQVLVCDADGATIATEQDALDHLVGAAFQGAELVAVPAGRFDDRFYDLSSGVAGGILQKLANYRLRLAVVGDISHHLGTGTALRDLVREANRGRDVWFVSDLDELTARLGSRR encoded by the coding sequence GTGCCTGATCTTCTCGTGGAGCACCACGGCGTACAGGTACTGGTCTGCGACGCGGACGGCGCCACGATCGCCACCGAGCAGGACGCGCTCGACCATCTCGTCGGCGCCGCCTTCCAGGGCGCGGAGCTGGTCGCGGTCCCGGCCGGGCGGTTCGACGACCGTTTCTACGACCTCAGCAGCGGTGTCGCCGGCGGGATCCTGCAGAAGCTGGCCAACTACCGGCTCCGGCTGGCCGTTGTCGGCGACATCTCGCACCACCTGGGGACCGGCACCGCGCTGCGCGACCTCGTACGGGAGGCGAACCGGGGGCGGGACGTCTGGTTCGTGTCCGACCTCGACGAACTCACGGCGCGGCTCGGCTCCCGCCGCTGA
- a CDS encoding bifunctional metallophosphatase/5'-nucleotidase → MSATPQKNRAARRVLAAVAGLATLGALAAAAPSAGAQGHGHGHGHPKPRTVDVQLLSFNDLHGNLEPPAGSAGNVNEIQADGTVKAVPAGGVEYLASSLRTARKGNPYSVTAAAGDMVGASPLLSGLFHDEPTIEALNKIDLDVSAVGNHEFDEGSAELTRLQKGGCHPTEGCFEKGKKFKGADFPYLAANATYEKTGKPVLKPYTVWKKKGVKVGFIGVTLEGTPNIVTAEGVKGLKFHDEIETVNKYAKELDRQGVKSIVALVHEGGAPASDSYNYDCDSPGPGDGISGPIVEIAKGITPKVDALVTGHTHQAYACTVPDPAGNDRMVTSASSFGKVYTDTTLTYDLRTKDIVRTSVKSANHVVSRDQAKAQDMTDLIARWNKTAAPIAGAPQGFISTDINGRGSTAPEKPLGNVIADAQLAGLAPADKGGAQVAFMNPGGIRADLVFAASGGEGDGVVTYGEAFTVQPFTNMMNVVDLTGAQLLTALQQQVSGANEASPKILQVSKGFTYTLDMTKTGAARIVTDSVKLDGVALDPAKTYRVAMNEFLGGGGDGFPVLGQGTNKLVGASDLDLFNAYLAANSTATAPLAPPATDRITVVK, encoded by the coding sequence GCACGGGAACCTGGAGCCGCCGGCCGGGTCCGCGGGCAATGTGAACGAGATCCAGGCCGACGGCACCGTCAAGGCCGTCCCCGCCGGTGGTGTCGAGTACCTCGCCTCCTCGCTGCGCACCGCGCGCAAGGGCAACCCGTACTCCGTCACCGCCGCGGCCGGTGACATGGTCGGCGCCAGCCCGCTGCTGTCCGGGCTGTTCCACGACGAGCCCACCATCGAGGCGCTCAACAAGATCGACCTCGACGTCTCGGCCGTGGGCAACCACGAGTTCGACGAGGGCTCCGCCGAGCTGACCCGCCTTCAGAAGGGTGGCTGTCACCCGACGGAGGGCTGCTTCGAGAAGGGCAAGAAGTTCAAGGGCGCCGACTTCCCCTACCTGGCGGCCAACGCCACGTACGAGAAGACCGGGAAGCCGGTCCTCAAGCCCTACACCGTCTGGAAGAAGAAGGGCGTCAAGGTCGGCTTCATCGGCGTGACCCTGGAGGGCACCCCGAACATCGTCACCGCCGAGGGCGTCAAGGGCCTGAAGTTCCACGACGAGATCGAGACCGTCAACAAGTACGCCAAGGAACTGGACCGCCAGGGCGTCAAGTCGATCGTCGCGCTCGTCCACGAGGGCGGGGCCCCGGCCTCCGACTCGTACAACTACGACTGCGACAGCCCCGGCCCCGGTGACGGCATCTCGGGTCCGATCGTCGAGATCGCCAAGGGCATCACACCCAAGGTCGACGCGCTGGTGACGGGCCACACGCACCAGGCGTACGCGTGCACCGTCCCCGACCCGGCCGGCAACGACCGCATGGTGACCTCGGCTTCGTCCTTCGGCAAGGTCTACACGGACACCACGCTCACCTACGACCTGCGGACCAAGGACATCGTCCGTACGAGCGTGAAGTCGGCCAACCACGTCGTCAGCCGTGACCAGGCCAAGGCCCAGGACATGACCGACCTGATCGCGCGCTGGAACAAGACCGCCGCGCCGATCGCGGGCGCCCCGCAGGGCTTCATCTCCACCGACATCAACGGCCGCGGCTCCACCGCGCCGGAGAAGCCGCTCGGCAACGTCATCGCCGACGCGCAGCTCGCGGGTCTGGCCCCGGCCGACAAGGGCGGCGCGCAGGTCGCGTTCATGAACCCGGGCGGTATCCGCGCCGACCTCGTGTTCGCGGCGTCCGGCGGCGAGGGCGACGGTGTGGTGACGTACGGCGAGGCGTTCACCGTGCAGCCGTTCACCAACATGATGAACGTCGTCGACCTCACCGGCGCGCAGCTCCTCACCGCGCTCCAGCAGCAGGTCAGCGGCGCGAACGAGGCGTCCCCGAAGATCCTCCAGGTCTCGAAGGGCTTCACCTACACCCTGGACATGACCAAGACGGGCGCCGCCCGGATCGTCACCGACTCGGTGAAGCTGGACGGCGTGGCCCTGGACCCGGCCAAGACGTACCGCGTCGCGATGAACGAGTTCCTCGGCGGCGGCGGCGACGGCTTCCCGGTCCTCGGCCAGGGCACGAACAAGCTGGTCGGCGCGTCCGACCTGGACCTGTTCAACGCCTACCTGGCGGCGAACTCCACGGCGACGGCGCCGCTGGCGCCGCCGGCGACCGACCGGATCACGGTCGTCAAGTAG
- a CDS encoding DUF4440 domain-containing protein: MPLLPDTGYTPSQDELASVEAWFAAYDAHSAKRDIARMADLAVFPLNLVSDNPAGDGASAQWDRERFIGTMTHVMGEGGDGDLTFDSVRTPVFLTSAMVVVFTDSTMTTAAGETQQLRYADVLIKRNGEWAFQTMIQGGWGDNLT, encoded by the coding sequence ATGCCCCTGCTGCCCGACACCGGTTACACCCCGTCCCAGGACGAACTCGCCTCCGTCGAGGCGTGGTTCGCCGCGTACGACGCCCACAGCGCCAAGCGGGACATCGCTCGGATGGCGGACCTCGCCGTCTTTCCGCTGAATCTCGTCAGCGACAACCCGGCCGGTGACGGGGCCTCGGCCCAGTGGGACAGGGAACGGTTCATCGGGACGATGACCCATGTGATGGGCGAGGGCGGGGACGGAGACCTCACGTTCGACTCCGTCCGTACGCCCGTCTTCCTCACCTCGGCGATGGTCGTCGTCTTCACCGACTCCACGATGACCACGGCCGCGGGCGAGACCCAACAGCTGCGCTACGCCGATGTGCTGATCAAGAGGAACGGGGAGTGGGCCTTCCAGACGATGATCCAGGGCGGCTGGGGCGACAACCTCACCTGA